CCGGCGTGGACCGAGCCATCGCGTCGCGGGGGTTAGACGAGGCGGTCCGGAGCCTGACGAAGAGCGTGGCCAACGCGGTCGTGTGGGTCGCCGCGGTCGCGATCGGGTTCACGATCGCGGGGTACGGCGCGTTCCTCTCGGCGTTTGCCGTCTTCGGCGGCGCCATCGCGCTCGCGGTCGGCTTCGCGGCACAGGACCTGCTCGGGAACTTCGTCGCCGGCGTCTTCATCTTAAAAGACAAGCCGTTCGAGGTCGGCGACTGGATCGAGTGGGACGGGAACAGCGGGCGCGTCGAGGACATCGACCTGCGCGTCTCGCGGGTCCGCACCTTCGACAACGAGCGGATCACGGTGCCGAACGGCGACCTCGCGAACAACGCCGTCACCAACCCGGTCGCGTACGACACGCTGCGCCAGAAGTTCGTCTTCGGGATCGGGTACGACGACGACATCGAGCAGGCGACCGACATCATCGTCGAGAAGGCGGCGGCCCACGAGGAGATCCTCGACGACCCCGCCCCCTCCGTCCGCGTCGTCGAACTGGGCGACTCTGCCGTCGGCCTCCAGTCGCGCTGGTGGATCGACGAGCCCGGTCGCGGCGACTTCGTTCGCGTTCGCTCCGAGTACGTCACCGCGGTGAAGGAGGCGTTCGACGAGGCCGGCATCGACATGCCGTACGTCCACCGGCAGCTCACCGGCAGCGTCGAGGTCCTCGAATCAGTCGCAGACGACGAGTAAGGCGGTCGGTCACTTCGCCGACGCGTCGTCGGGGGCGTCGGCGCCCTCCGGACGGTACTGCCGGCTGACCGCCTGCCAGCGGTTCGATCGGAAGCGCCGCAGGTTGATCCCCGCCGGCACCAGCTTCTCCGCGATCACCGCCACGTACAGCCCGCCGACGCCCAGCGGCGTCGCCAGCCCGACCAGCGCGGCGGGAAGCGCGACGACGTAGAGGCCGACCATGGAGGCGAGGAACGGCCACCGCGTGTCGCCGGCGCCGCGCAGCGATCCGGTGACGGAGCCGTCGACGCCGAGCGGTATCGCGGAGACGGCGGCGACGACGACGAACGTCGCGGTCGCGGCCACGGCGGCGGGGTCGTCGACGAACACGCCCGCTATCGGGCCCGCGGCGAGGAGGACCACCGCGGAGGCGACGACGTAGACGAGCGCCGACAGCCGGATCACGTCGCGCCCGTACTCGGTCGCGAGCGACTCCTCGCCCGCGCCGAGCCGCTGGCCGACGAGGGTGCTCGCGGCGATGGAAAAGCCCCAACTGAAACTGCCGAGTAACCCCCGGACGCGCCGTCCCACTTCGAGGGCCGCGACGGTCGCGTCGCCGAACGAGGAGGCGATCCAGAGGAGCGGGAAGACGGCCACGCCCTCGGCCACTCGGCGGCCGATAAGCGGAGCGGAGACCCGGAGGAGCTGCCGGACGAGCTCCCCGTCGATCCACGGCCCCCCGCGACCGATCGGAACCGGCGAGGCGCCGCGCCCGAAGTACGACCGGCCGGTCATCCCCCACGAGAGCGCGAGGCCGACGGCGACGATGGAGGCGGCGGTGCCGAGCCCCGCGCCCAACACCCCGAGACCGACCCCGAGGACGAGCCAGACCGTGAGCACGACATTTAAAAGCGCTCCGCCGGCCCGCAGCACCATCGGCGTGACCGTGTCGCCGACGCCGGCGTAGGTGCGACTCGCGATCATGTTGAAAAACTCGAAGGCGAGCGCCGGCGCGGTGACGGCGAGATAGACGCTGCCGGCCCGGAGCGCGGTCCCCTCGCCGCCGACGAGCGCGATCAGCGGCTCGGCGAACGCGACGAACGCGACGATGAGCGGCGCCACGAGCGCGACGGCGACGAGCAGCGACGCCTTGACGACGAGCGCGGCGCGGTCGCTCTCGCCGCCGCCGTAGTTCTGCGAGACGAGCGACACCGTGCCGCCCGCGAGCCCGATAGAGACGAACTTCGCGAGCTGCCAGTAGGCGAACGCGAAGGCTAACCCGGCGACGGACGGCGCGCCGAGTGCGACGCCGACGACGGCCAGATCCACCGTGTTCTTCGACATGATGGCGAAGCCGGTGACGATCCGGGGCCACGCCAAATCGAGGGTCTCGCGCAGCCGTCCCCGGTCGATGACGCCGGCGCGGGAGAGCGCGTCCGCGGTCGCGCCGCCGAGGCGGGAGAGCGCGCCGCGGAGCCGGACCGCCGCCGCCCGGAGTCGTGAACGCATTACCGTCGGTAAGAGCTACAGCCGCTTGGGTCTGTTCACCGCCGCGTCGACCGCGCCCCTGAGGCCGGTCGCGTCAGTTCAAAAGTAGAACGGCCTCCTCACCGCGTCGCCGACTTCCACTCCCGGAGGCCGAGCCGTTCGCCGTTTACCTCCTCGGCGGGCACGTCGGTCGCCGCCCAGACGAAGAGCGGCGCGACGCTCTCGGGGTCGCGGGCGCGTTCTTTTCCCGTGAGGTCGGTCGCGACGAGGCCGGGATCGACGACGCCGACCGTCACCGAGAGGTCGGCCGCGAACCCGCGCGCGACCGCCTCGGCGGCCGCCTTCGAGACGGCGTACGCGCCCATTCCCGGCCGGGATTCGTGGGCGATCCCGCCGGAGGGGACGATCACTCGCGCGTCCTCGGCGAGGTGCGGCACCGCCTCGGTTATCGTCGCGAAGACGCCGCGGGCGTTGGTTCGCATCGTATCGTCGTAGTCGGCGTAGCTCGTCTCGTCGACCGGGCGCTCGCCGGGGGCGCCGTGGAAGACCGCCGCGTTCGCGAACACCGCGTCTATCGGGCCGCC
This genomic window from Halorubrum sp. PV6 contains:
- a CDS encoding mechanosensitive ion channel family protein, whose product is MLPLQFGLTGIAATAFGFLITALLFVVGFAATLVIGKAVFVPGVDRAIASRGLDEAVRSLTKSVANAVVWVAAVAIGFTIAGYGAFLSAFAVFGGAIALAVGFAAQDLLGNFVAGVFILKDKPFEVGDWIEWDGNSGRVEDIDLRVSRVRTFDNERITVPNGDLANNAVTNPVAYDTLRQKFVFGIGYDDDIEQATDIIVEKAAAHEEILDDPAPSVRVVELGDSAVGLQSRWWIDEPGRGDFVRVRSEYVTAVKEAFDEAGIDMPYVHRQLTGSVEVLESVADDE
- a CDS encoding MATE family efflux transporter, translating into MRSRLRAAAVRLRGALSRLGGATADALSRAGVIDRGRLRETLDLAWPRIVTGFAIMSKNTVDLAVVGVALGAPSVAGLAFAFAYWQLAKFVSIGLAGGTVSLVSQNYGGGESDRAALVVKASLLVAVALVAPLIVAFVAFAEPLIALVGGEGTALRAGSVYLAVTAPALAFEFFNMIASRTYAGVGDTVTPMVLRAGGALLNVVLTVWLVLGVGLGVLGAGLGTAASIVAVGLALSWGMTGRSYFGRGASPVPIGRGGPWIDGELVRQLLRVSAPLIGRRVAEGVAVFPLLWIASSFGDATVAALEVGRRVRGLLGSFSWGFSIAASTLVGQRLGAGEESLATEYGRDVIRLSALVYVVASAVVLLAAGPIAGVFVDDPAAVAATATFVVVAAVSAIPLGVDGSVTGSLRGAGDTRWPFLASMVGLYVVALPAALVGLATPLGVGGLYVAVIAEKLVPAGINLRRFRSNRWQAVSRQYRPEGADAPDDASAK
- a CDS encoding SDR family oxidoreductase, producing the protein MDLTVAITGATSGIGRAIAEAFVDEGAFVAVSGRDGDAVDRTVAALNERAADGAGTAWGARVDVRDEFDLERFFERVAREGGPIDAVFANAAVFHGAPGERPVDETSYADYDDTMRTNARGVFATITEAVPHLAEDARVIVPSGGIAHESRPGMGAYAVSKAAAEAVARGFAADLSVTVGVVDPGLVATDLTGKERARDPESVAPLFVWAATDVPAEEVNGERLGLREWKSATR